In Rutidosis leptorrhynchoides isolate AG116_Rl617_1_P2 chromosome 2, CSIRO_AGI_Rlap_v1, whole genome shotgun sequence, one genomic interval encodes:
- the LOC139889546 gene encoding uncharacterized protein, with amino-acid sequence MTKANETFVENVESNIGQKNIDHLVKQYPPLAGYNPVPPLPSQRAHQPPENKVAIYEHAFKHGNFRVPPTDFFLGVLDHFKVGLGQLHPYAIGKIVLFEMWCVALNTVPLVKVFCHLFRLANHHKSWFTFFARQNFTKTPKSNAGSWKETFFFVDQTVVGTGFPQTLIWCEKVEKDVNKMPALDDEEKKLLKQCVNAQLVHRSYGNVMLRLGKISAYWPWEDVRPAIVGPDGKEMRMKKVLTAEEIAGISFRKQDVDKQLEQAAASEHVEETPAESGNKRKAAGTSEAQKKKKKTPKQLEDMRNDNFVAIEPRSADLPPPINEHVEETQPTTPRVNPELQATATSKDKAIPVESESTLPPPQGSFRVANLRQLCQSSAENAAEQSAFLQQIFPAEFREQLAALPFNQALNAFVQNGLVFFGMFADQARRSSSLYDVALRKEVDEEIQREIKVGRNLKKSQIELNLHIDWLNLRTDWINLRTD; translated from the exons ATGACCAAAGCTAATGAAACTTTCGTAGAGAATGTAGAGTCCAACATAGGCCAGAAAAACATCGACCACTTAGTTAAGCAATACCCCCCTCTAGCGGGTTACAATCCGGTACCACCTCTGCCTAGCCAGCGAGCCCATCAGCCACCAGAGAATAAGGTGGCGAtctacgaacatgcttttaagcatggtaATTTTAGGGTTCCACCCACCGACTTCTTTTTAGGCGTACTAGATCATTTCAAAGTAGGGCTAGGGCAATTGCATCCGTATGCTATAGGCAAAATCGTTCTATTCGAGATGTGGTGTGTTGCACTCAACACAGTACCATTGGTGAAGGTTTTTTGCCACCTATTCCGCTTAGCCAACCACCATAAatcttggttcaccttcttcgcacgccaaaatttcacaaaaaccccgaaatcgaatgcgggaagttggaaagaaacttttttcttcgtcgaccagaccgtagtaggcactggcttcccgcagacgctcatttggtgcgagaaggtagaaaaagatgtgaacaagatgccagcgttggatgacgaggagaaaaagttgttgaagcagtgcgtcaacgcacaactggtgcaccgttcgtatggtaatgttatgctgcggttggggaagatctccgcgtattggccttgggaggatgtgcggccggccatagttggccccgatggaaagg agatgaggatgaagaaggtgcttaccgcggaggagattgctgggatctctttccgcaagcaggatgtggacaaacagctagagcaggcagctgctagcgaacatgtggaggaaacgccggcggagtcaggcaataaacgcaaggcggctgggacgtccgaggctcagaagaagaagaagaagactcctaagcagctggaggatatgcgcaacgacaattttgttgccatcgagccgcggtccgcagacctacctccccccattaatg agcatgtggaggagacgcagccaacaacaccgcgggtcaaccccgagctgcaggccactgccacatccaaagacaaggcgatccccgtcgagtctgagtctacattacctcctccgcaaggcagcttccgtgttgccaacctccgccaactttgccagtcctccgcagaaaatgctgcggagcaatctgcattcttgcagcaaatcttcccagcagagttccgcgagcaactggccgcgctgccgtttaaccaggcgctcaacgcctttgtccagaacgggctggtattctttgggatgtttgcggaccaagcccgtcgatcctccagcctatacgatgttgcactgcgcaaagaggtgga TGAAGAGATTCAGAGAGAAATAAAGGTGGGTAGGAACCTAAAGAAATCACAGATTGAGCTCAATCTGCACATAGATTGGCTCAATCTGCGCACAGATTGGATCAATCTGCGCACAGATTGA